The sequence below is a genomic window from Candidatus Omnitrophota bacterium.
CCTATTGAAAAAAGTTCGCCTCGAAATAGCCGTGAACCAGAACTTTGTCGAACCCACCATAGCCGCGATTATAAAAGGCGCCAAAACCGGAAATATCGGAGATGGGAAGATATTTATTATTGATCTTCCCGAATGCGTAAGGATAAGGACCGGCGAAAGAGGCGGCG
It includes:
- a CDS encoding P-II family nitrogen regulator, whose amino-acid sequence is MKLIIAMIQPHKLPDVKRALYEAEVYKMTVTNALGCGQQKGYTETYRGVIQEVNLLKKVRLEIAVNQNFVEPTIAAIIKGAKTGNIGDGKIFIIDLPECVRIRTGERGG